One window of the Aptenodytes patagonicus chromosome 17, bAptPat1.pri.cur, whole genome shotgun sequence genome contains the following:
- the CRYBA1 gene encoding LOW QUALITY PROTEIN: beta-crystallin A3 (The sequence of the model RefSeq protein was modified relative to this genomic sequence to represent the inferred CDS: deleted 1 base in 1 codon), whose amino-acid sequence MGEAAVPPELDTVPAAKMAQTNPLPVPVGPWKSVRSRGRENRQPQPCHPPVPERLRSSLRTAPLPQELISAGITVYDQENFQGKRMEFTSACPNIMECGFDNIRSLKVECGAWVGYEHTGFCGQQFILERGEYPRWDAWSGSNAYHIERLMSFRPVCSANHKESKITIFEKDNFIGRQWEISDDYPSLQAMGWANNEVGSMKIQCGAWVCYQYPGYRGYQYVLESDHHGGDYKHWREWGSHAQTSQIQSIRRVQQ is encoded by the exons ATGGGCGAAGCAGCAGTA CCGCCTGAGCTAG aCACCGTTCCAGCAGCAAAGATGGCTCAGACAaaccctctgcctgtccctgtgGGCCCATGGAAG AGCGTTCGGAGCAGAGGCCGGGAGAAccgccagccacagccctgccacccgCCTGTCCCAGAACGGCTCCGCTCCTCTCTCCGGACGGCACCGCTACCCCAGGAACTGATCTCCGCAGGG ATCACCGTGTACGACCAAGAAAACTTCCAGGGCAAGAGGATGGAGTTCACTTCAGCCTGTCCAAACATCATGGAGTGCGGCTTCGACAACATCCGCTCCCTGAAGGTGGAGTGCGGCGC CTGGGTTGGTTACGAGCACACCGGCTTCTGCGGGCAGCAGTTCATCCTGGAGAGGGGAGAGTACCCACGCTGGGACGCCTGGAGCGGCAGCAATGCCTACCACATCGAGCGCCTGATGTCCTTCCGCCCCGTCTGCTCCGCT AATCACAAGGAATCCAAGATCACCATCTTCGAGAAAGACAACTTCATCGGCCGCCAGTGGGAGATCAGCGATGACTACCCCTCGCTGCAGGCCATGGGCTGGGCCAACAACGAagtgggctccatgaagatccaGTGCGGCGC ttggGTTTGCTACCAGTATCCCGGGTACCGTGGCTACCAGTACGTCCTGGAGTCCGACCACCACGGAGGAGACTACAAGCACTGGAGAGAGTGGGGTTCGCACGCCCAGACCTCCCAGATCCAATCCATCAGGCGTGTCCAGCAGTAG
- the NUFIP2 gene encoding FMR1-interacting protein NUFIP2: protein MEEQPHHHHHHHYYYYGHHHHHPQSAYLPPPDSRAQPKPPLRHEHKHGGPQHQEAPKRRAGYGELNGNAGEREVSLKGLCSDETTTPGSRVPNGSQQLVDTNVTPKQTVKASALGKAGIKTKNFIQKNSMDKKNEKSYENKLRESQSSDKPEGVSIPNGVVTSNSSYITNGYVGKGADNDGSGSESGYTTPKKRKGRRNSAKGCENLNLVQDKIMQQEVSAPTLKQELESFKPDYTEQKGNRIENTKPVWKYEAGAGGAGRGKPGLGDVQRKNSDAKPGISSKKFDDRPKGKHASSATSKEDSWTLFKPPPVFPVDNSSAKIVPKISYASKVKENLNKAAQTPSTSSLSSSSSAGETQAQTSSRLSQVPMSAMKSVTSASFSNGPILAGTDGSVYSPGTQPLLSTAASTVPSTSSESVTQDMSTTSTALEQKKSSLFIYPSNMQTVLLGTAQVDFPSQANQQNLGDIFQNQWGLSFINEPSAGPETVVGKSADNQLTEVTFQGEYPATLVSQCAEIIPSGTEQPVFPKAYELDKRTSPQILSAVLKPGTAVEGSVLALESHHTGDLQKADPGSQGALVFLSKDYEVENPLASPTNNLLASAKEQRYQRGLERKDSWGSFDLRAAIIYHTKEMESVWNLQKQDPKRIITYDEAMDRPDQ, encoded by the exons ATGGAGgagcagccccaccaccaccatcaccaccattACTACTACTacggccaccaccaccaccacccgcagAGCGCCTACCTGCCGCCGCCCGACAGCCGAGCCCAGCCCAAGCCGCCGCTCCGACACGAGCACAAGCACGGCGGCCCGCAGCACCAGGAGGCGCCGAAGCGGAGAGCAG GCTACGGAGAGCTAAATGGTAACGCAGGAGAAAGAGAAGTGTCATTAAAGGGCCTGTGCTCTGATGAAACCACCACCCCAGGATCCAGGGTACCCAATGGCAGCCAGCAGCTCGTAGACACTAACGTGACCCCAAAGCAGACTGTGAAGGCCAGTGCTTTGGGGAAAGCTGGAATCAAAACCAAGAACTTCATTCAGAAAAATAGCATGGACAAAAAGAATGAGAAGTCCTACGAAAATAAACTTAGAGAAAGCCAGTCCTCAGACAAGCCAGAGGGAGTGTCTATTCCAAACGGTGTGGTAACCAGTAATTCTAGCTATATCACGAATGGCTACGTAGGCAAAGGGGCCGATAACGATGGTAGCGGCTCAGAGAGTGGATATACTACACCTAAAAAACGGAAAGGCAGGCGCAACAGCGCCAAGGGTTGTGAGAACTTGAATCTAGTACAGGACAAAATAATGCAACAGGAGGTCAGTGCACCAACCTTAAAACAGGAACTTGAGAGTTTCAAGCCTGATTATACTGAACAAAAGGGGAACCGAATTGAAAATACTAAGCCTGTTTGGAAATACGAGGCTGGGGCTGGTGGAGCAGGCCGGGGAAAGCCTGGGCTTGGGGATGTGCAGCGAAAAAACTCTGATGCCAAACCTGGGATTAGCAGCAAGAAGTTTGATGACCGGCCCAAAGGGAAGCATGCATCGTCTGCTACGTCTAAAGAGGACTCGTGGACCTTATTTAAACCACCCCCAGTTTTTCCAGTGGACAATAGCAGTGCTAAAATTGTTCCCAAAATAAGTTATGCAAGTAAAGTTAAAGAAAACCTCAACAAAGCGGCTCAAACCCCATCCACATCGTCTTTGTCATCTTCGTCATCTGCCGGGGAAACTCAGGCCCAAACATCAAGTCGACTGTCCCAAGTCCCCATGTCTGCTATGAAATCTGTTACTTCTGCTAGCTTCTCGAATGGGCCGATTCTAGCAGGGACTGATGGAAGTGTGTATTCTCCAGGGACCCAGCCACTGCTCTCAACTGCTGCTAGTACCGTACCATCAACCTCCTCTGAGTCAGTAACCCAGGACATGAGTACAACTTCAACAGCTCTCGAACAAAAGAAATCTAGCCTTTTTATCTACCCTTCAAATATGCAAACTGTGCTTCTGGGTACAGCGCAAGTCGATTTCCCATCACAGGCGAATCAGCAGAACCTGGGAGATATCTTCCAGAATCAGTGGGGCTTGTCTTTCATAAACGAGCCCAGCGCTGGCCCTGAAACTGTTGTGGGGAAATCTGCAGATAATCAGTTAACGGAAGTGACATTTCAAGGGGAATATCCTGCCACTTTGGTTTCACAGTGTGCTGAAATCATTCCCTCAGGAACTGAACAACCTGTGTTTCCTAAGGCTTACGAGCTGGATAAACGGACTAGCCCTCAAATTCTTAGTGCTGTTCTTAAGCCTGGGACTGCTGTTGAGGGTAGTGTCTTAGCTTTGGAGTCGCATCACACAGGTGACCTACAAAAGGCAGACCCCGGTAGCCAAGGTGCTTTAGTGTTTCTTTCAAAAGACTATGAAGTAGAGAATCCTCTGGCCTCTCCTACGAACAATTTGCTAGCCTCCGCCAAAGAACAGAGGTACCAGAGAGGCCTAGAAAGGAAAGATAGCTGGGGTTCTTTTGACCTGAGGGCTGCTATTATATATCACACTAAAG AAATGGAATCGGTTTGGAATTTGCAGAAGCAAG atcCCAAAAGGATAATCACTTACGATGAAGCCATGGATCGCCCGGATCAATGA